The Poseidonibacter lekithochrous region CTGAAATTAAGAATAACTTAATAGATAATAACATAAAGGTTAGATTTTGAAAATAGTTGTTATAGATTATGATATAGGAAATGTAAAAAGTATAATTAATGCGTTGGAAAATATCGGTATTACTCCACAATTAACAAATGAGAGAAATGAAATATTAAAAGCTGATGCAGTGATTTTGCCAGGTGTTGGGGCTTTTAAACATGGAATGGAAAATCTTAAGAAATACGAGCTTATTGAAAGTTTACTAGACTTTATTAAGTTAGATAAGCCTTTTCTTGGCATTTGTCTTGGAATGCAAATGCTACTTGAAGAAAGTGAAGAATTCGGAATAACAAAAGGATTATCTGTAATAGAAGGTAAAATAAAAAAACTACCAGTTAAAAATTTGAATTTTGAAAAACTACCGCATGTTAGTTGGAATGAAATAAGAAATAAAAATAATAATTGGAAAAATACAATTTTAAATGATATCGGTGAATATAGTGACATGTATTTTGTTCATAGTTTTGTAGCTATGCCAAAAAATGAAAATGATATATTATCAACAACTCTATATTCTGATTATGAATTTGTATCATCATTAAAAAAAGGAAATGTTTACGGTTGTCAATTTCATCCTGAAAAAAGTGGTGAAATTGGTTTGAAAATATTAAAAAATTTTGTAAATATATGTAAAGGAAAATATAATGGCTGAGAAACTAGAAGCTTACTACGGCTTACCAAATGAGGTGAAATTTTGTAAGAAATGTGTAATTTCAAACCAAAGACCAAGCTCAACTGTTGAGTTTAAAAATGAAAAAGGTGAAAAGAAAAAAGTAATAAACTTTAATGACGAAGGTGTTTGTTCTGCTTGTGTATACCATGAAGAGAAAGAAGAAGGTATTAATTGGAATGAAAGGGAAGATAAATTAGAAGAACTACTATCTAAATTTAGAAGTACAGATGGGTCATATGATGTAATTGTTCCTGGTAGTGGAGGTAAGGATAGTGCTTATACTGCACATGTTCTAAAATATAAATATGGAATGAACCCTTTGACAGTTACTTGGGCACCACATCTATATACAGATATTGGTTGGAAAAATATGCAAGAATGGATGCACACAGGAGGGTTAGATAATATTTTATATACTCCTAATGGAAAACTACATAAAGAAATGACAAGGAATGCTTTTCATAATTTATTACATCCTTTTCAGCCTTTTATTGTTGGTCAAAGAATTATTGGTCCTGCTATGGCTAAAAAATTTGGTGTTCAACTTGTAATGTATGGTGAAAATCAAGCTGAATATGGTAATGCTATTGAAGAAAATACTAATCCTATTATGAATATGGACTTTTTCTCTTCTGAAGATGCCTTGGAAATGAAGTTTGGGGGTATCTCTATGCAAGAATATATAGATACAGGTAGATATTCAAAAGATGATTTTGCACCTTATATTGCTCCAGATAAAAAAGATTTAGTTGAATCTGGCGTTGAAGTACATTATTTAGGTTATTATCTTAAATGGGATCCTCAAGAATGTTACTATTATGCGGTAGATAATACAGGTTTCCAAGCAAATCCTGTTAGAACAGAAGGAAGTTACTCAAAGTATAGTAGTATTGATGATAAAATTGATCCCTTTCATTATCTTACAACTTTGATTAAGTTTGGAATTGGAAGATGTACATATGATGCTGCTCAAGAAGTTAGAAATGGTAAAATAACTAGAGAAGAAGCTGCATATTTAGTTAAAAAATATGATACAGAATTTCCTGATAAATATTTTGAGGAATTTTTGGAATATATTGATTCTACTGAGGAAGAATTTTGGGAGACAATGAATAGTCATAGATCTCCTCATATTTGGAAAAAAGTAGGTGAAGATTGGAAATTAAGACATACAGTTAATAATGATGGTATAGATGACAAAAAGTAGAATTTTAGCTGTGATTCCAGCCCGAGGCGGTTCTAAGGGATTGCCTGGTAAAAATATTATTGATTTTGCTGGTAAGCCTTTAATCACTTGGACTATTGAATCTAGTATTAATTCTAAATATATATCTAAAACTATAGTTAGTAGTGATGATTATGAAATTCTAACTGTATCAAGGGAAAATAATGCTAACACACTTAAGAGACCTGATTATTTGGCCCTTGATACAACGGCAACAGAACCAGTAGTTTTGCATGTGCTTGATTCATTGAAAATTAGCAATGAAATCTTTGATTATATTATTCTTCTTCAACCTACTTCTCCCTTGCGAAGTAGTAAAAATATAGATGAGGCTTTTGATTTATTACTTAATAGTGATGCTACCTCTCTTATTAGTGTTTGTGAAATAGATAATAAAATATTAAAAGCTTTCAAAAAGAATGATAAAGGATTTATAGAAGGTATATCTAATAATAAATACCCTTTTATGAGAAGGCAAGATTTACCAAATACTTATATGAGTAATGGTGCAATATATATAATTAAAACTAGTGAATTTCTTAAAAATAATAGTTTTCTTACAACAAAAACAGTATCTTATTTAATGAATAGCCGTGATAGTATTGATATCGATAATGAAACTGATTTAGTAAAAGCAAGAGCATATATATAATATCAACTAATTAGAAAGATATACAATGAAAAGAATTTTAATCGTATCCAACCAACCTCAACGATTTTTGGATCAATTTCATTTTGCTAATGAAATTGTTAATAAATCAAAAAATACCATTGATATAAAATTTTATATTGACAGTAAAGTTTACTTAAAATATGAAGATATTATTAATTCATTTGAATTTGAAATAATAAATAATTTTTTAAGTAAAAAACAAAAAGTTAGTTTACCAAGGAAACAAACATTTTTTAAATTAATTAAAAAATATATTCCAAAAAAAGAAAAAATTATTCTGTCTCTTAAAAACTCAAAACTATATACTAATAAACTAGTAACAGAAGAAAAAAAAATTTATAATAGATTTACTTCTTTAAAAAAA contains the following coding sequences:
- the hisH gene encoding imidazole glycerol phosphate synthase subunit HisH, which encodes MKIVVIDYDIGNVKSIINALENIGITPQLTNERNEILKADAVILPGVGAFKHGMENLKKYELIESLLDFIKLDKPFLGICLGMQMLLEESEEFGITKGLSVIEGKIKKLPVKNLNFEKLPHVSWNEIRNKNNNWKNTILNDIGEYSDMYFVHSFVAMPKNENDILSTTLYSDYEFVSSLKKGNVYGCQFHPEKSGEIGLKILKNFVNICKGKYNG
- a CDS encoding N-acetyl sugar amidotransferase, which gives rise to MAEKLEAYYGLPNEVKFCKKCVISNQRPSSTVEFKNEKGEKKKVINFNDEGVCSACVYHEEKEEGINWNEREDKLEELLSKFRSTDGSYDVIVPGSGGKDSAYTAHVLKYKYGMNPLTVTWAPHLYTDIGWKNMQEWMHTGGLDNILYTPNGKLHKEMTRNAFHNLLHPFQPFIVGQRIIGPAMAKKFGVQLVMYGENQAEYGNAIEENTNPIMNMDFFSSEDALEMKFGGISMQEYIDTGRYSKDDFAPYIAPDKKDLVESGVEVHYLGYYLKWDPQECYYYAVDNTGFQANPVRTEGSYSKYSSIDDKIDPFHYLTTLIKFGIGRCTYDAAQEVRNGKITREEAAYLVKKYDTEFPDKYFEEFLEYIDSTEEEFWETMNSHRSPHIWKKVGEDWKLRHTVNNDGIDDKK
- a CDS encoding cytidylyltransferase domain-containing protein; amino-acid sequence: MTKSRILAVIPARGGSKGLPGKNIIDFAGKPLITWTIESSINSKYISKTIVSSDDYEILTVSRENNANTLKRPDYLALDTTATEPVVLHVLDSLKISNEIFDYIILLQPTSPLRSSKNIDEAFDLLLNSDATSLISVCEIDNKILKAFKKNDKGFIEGISNNKYPFMRRQDLPNTYMSNGAIYIIKTSEFLKNNSFLTTKTVSYLMNSRDSIDIDNETDLVKARAYI